From Coffea arabica cultivar ET-39 chromosome 9c, Coffea Arabica ET-39 HiFi, whole genome shotgun sequence, one genomic window encodes:
- the LOC113707700 gene encoding uncharacterized protein isoform X1, which produces MAISKKTSMTLKSYQNEAELLVKNYLLSDPVIPYSSVLGGILAFKVLYDLVQLISTFYFRSYNSLTKIQRIEWNNRGVSTLHAVFISFMSLYFVFWSDLFLDEHHPGLITLRSSPLSTFTLGVSVGYFLADLGMICWLYPSLGGLEYIVHHSLSGVAVAYSVFTGEGQLYTFMVLISEMTTPEINMRWHLDISGLKRSNAYLINGVFIFFGWLMARILLFVYMFHHVYIHYSQVIQMHSVGYFLVFVVPCALSIMNLMWFGKIIKGLVKMLAKKQ; this is translated from the exons ATGGCAATTTCAAAGAAGACCTCCATGACATTGAAGTCTTATCAAAATGAGGCTGAGCTGCTGGTGAAGAACTATTTATTGTCGGACCCTGTTATCCCATACTCGTCAGTCCTTGGTGGCATACTTGCTTTCAAAGTG CTCTATGATCTTGTTCAGTTGATCAGCACTTTTTACTTCAGGAGCTACAACAGCCTTACAAAAATCCAGCGGATTGAATGGAATAACCG TGGTGTCTCTACTCTTCATGctgtttttatttctttcatgTCCTTGTACTTTGTATTTTGGTCTGATCTGTTCTTGGATGAACATCATCCTGGCCTCATTACACTCCGAAGCTCGCCTTTATCAACTTTCACTTTAGGA GTATCTGTTGGTTATTTTTTAGCAGACCTTGGCATGATTTGTTGGCTATATCCTTCTTTGGGTGGACTTGAGTAT attgtccatcacaGTCTTTCAGGAGTTGCTGTAGCATATTCTGTCTTTACTGGGGAGGGGCAGCTTTATACATTCATGGTCCTCATATCAGAAATGACTACCCCAGAAATCAACATGAGATG GCATCTTGATATTTCTGGATTGAAGAGGTCCAATGCCTACCTAATTAACGgtgtctttattttttttggctgGCTG ATGGCAAggattttgttgtttgtttacATGTTTCACCATGTTTACATTCACTATAGTCAG GTCATCCAGATGCATTCAGTTGGTTATTTTCTAGTATTTGTCGTGCCTTGCGCTCTTTCTATCATGAATTTGATGTGGTTTGGTAAAATTATCAAGGGGCTCGTAAAAATGTTAGCAAAGAAGCAGTGA
- the LOC113708641 gene encoding BTB/POZ domain and ankyrin repeat-containing protein NPR1, with the protein MGSPAEQSSSISLTSSSFVSNGSDGYNTNASGGTSEARSALQMISLSKLSSNLEQLLPEAGCDYSDAEIEVEAISIGIHRCIVAARSKFFHDLFRKEKGYGSKDDKPKYTMEELLPYGKVRYEAFLIFLGYLYTGKLKPFPVEASTCVDGMCAHDACRPAIDFAVELMYASSIFQIPELVSLFQRRLLNFIGKAFVEDVIPILVAAYYCQSNQLLSQCIDRVSRSDIESISLEKEIPCEIAENIKSCRLKSDAGEKDNVVLVDHLHEKRIRRIHKALDSDDIELVRLLLTESDVTLDEAYALHYAVAYCDPKIVSELLGLSLADVNLQNARGYSVLHIAAMRKEPSIIVSLLTKGACVSETTLDGRTAVSICRRLTRPKDYHAKINLERESSKDKICIDVLEREMLRNPVAGDASFSSLILTDDLQMRLLYLENRVAFARLFFPAEAKLAMEIANAETTSGFAGLLASRGSSGNLREVDLNETPLVQNKRLLSRIDVLSKTVELGRRYFPHCSQVLDKFMEDDLPDLFYLEKGSVDEQKAKKQRFVELKGEVQKAFSKDKAELHRCGLSSSSSSSSLIEGVNCKARKL; encoded by the exons ATGGGTAGTCCTGCTGAGCAATCATCATCCATAAGTCTAACTTCATCATCTTTTGTATCAAATGGCTCCGATGGTTATAACACGAATGCCTCTGGTGGTACCTCTGAGGCAAGGTCTGCTCTTCAGATGATTAGCTTGAGCAAGCTCAGTAGTAATTTGGAGCAATTGTTGCCTGAGGCTGGCTGTGATTATAGTGATGCTGAGATTGAAGTTGAGGCGATATCAATAGGCATCCATCGATGCATTGTAGCTGCTAGGAGTAAATTTTTTCATGATCTTTTCAGAAAAGAGAAGGGATACGGCAGTAAAGATGATAAACCAAAGTACACCATGGAGGAGTTGTTGCCTTATGGTAAAGTCAGATATGAggcttttcttattttcttaggTTATTTGTATACTGGGAAGCTGAAGCCTTTCCCAGTTGAGGCGTCGACATGTGTAGATGGCATGTGTGCCCATGATGCATGTAGACCTGCTATTGATTTTGCTGTGGAATTGATGTATGCATCTTCAATTTTTCAGATACCAGAGCTAGTCTCACTCTTTCAG AGGCGTCTTCTCAATTTCATTGGCAAGGCTTTTGTTGAAGATGTCATCCCAATACTTGTAGCTGCCTATTATTGTCAATCAAACCAGCTTCTCAGTCAATGTATCGATAGAGTCTCAAGATCGGACATTGAAAGCATCTCTCTTGAGAAAGAGATCCCTTGTGAAATTGCAGAGAATATTAAATCATGTCGTCTGAAGTCTGATGCAGGAGAAAAAGATAATGTGGTACTAGTGGATCACTTGCATGAGAAGAGAATTAGGAGAATACACAAGGCTTTGGATTCTGATGATATTGAACTTGTCAGACTTCTCCTGACTGAGTCTGATGTAACTCTAGATGAAGCTTATGCTCTACATTATGCTGTCGCTTATTGTGATCCCAAGATTGTTTCTGAGCTTCTTGGTCTGAGTTTGGCTGATGTCAACCTCCAAAATGCTCGGGGTTACTCTGTACTTCATATTGCAGCTATGCGTAAGGAGCCATCCATTATTGTATCACTTTTGACCAAGGGGGCTTGTGTATCAGAAACAACATTGGATGGCCGGACTGCTGTTAGCATTTGCAGGAGGTTGACTAGGCCAAAGGATTATCATGCCAAAATCAACCTGGAGCGGGAATCAAGTAAAGATAAGATATGCATTGATGTCTTAGAGAGGGAGATGCTAAGGAATCCGGTGGCTGGAGATGCATCATTTTCTTCCCTCATACTGACTGATGACTTGCAAATGAGACTGCTCTACCTGGAAAACAGAG TGGCATTTGCCCGATTGTTCTTCCCTGCTGAAGCTAAATTGGCCATGGAAATTGCAAATGCTGAGACAACATCTGGGTTTGCTGGTCTTTTAGCTTCAAGAGGTTCAAGCGGGAACTTGAGGGAAGTTGATTTGAACGAGACACCGTTGGTGCAGAATAAGAGACTCCTTTCAAGAATAGATGTGCTATCAAAAACAG TTGAGCTAGGACGGCGCTATTTCCCTCATTGCTCCCAAGTGCTGGATAAATTCATGGAGGATGACTTGCCTGATTTGTTCTATCTTGAAAAAGGCAGTGTAGATGAGCAAAAAGCTAAGAAGCAGCGCTTCGTGGAGCTCAAAGGTGAAGTTCAGAAGGCATTCAGCAAGGACAAAGCTGAGCTCCACCGCTGTGGTTTGTCTTCCTCATCATCTTCGTCTTCGTTGATAGAAGGTGTAAATTGCAAAGCTAGGAAACTGTAA
- the LOC113707700 gene encoding uncharacterized protein isoform X2, giving the protein MAISKKTSMTLKSYQNEAELLVKNYLLSDPVIPYSSVLGGILAFKVLYDLVQLISTFYFRSYNSLTKIQRIEWNNRGVSTLHAVFISFMSLYFVFWSDLFLDEHHPGLITLRSSPLSTFTLGVSVGYFLADLGMICWLYPSLGGLEYIVHHSLSGVAVAYSVFTGEGQLYTFMVLISEMTTPEINMRWHLDISGLKRSNAYLINGVFIFFGWLVIQMHSVGYFLVFVVPCALSIMNLMWFGKIIKGLVKMLAKKQ; this is encoded by the exons ATGGCAATTTCAAAGAAGACCTCCATGACATTGAAGTCTTATCAAAATGAGGCTGAGCTGCTGGTGAAGAACTATTTATTGTCGGACCCTGTTATCCCATACTCGTCAGTCCTTGGTGGCATACTTGCTTTCAAAGTG CTCTATGATCTTGTTCAGTTGATCAGCACTTTTTACTTCAGGAGCTACAACAGCCTTACAAAAATCCAGCGGATTGAATGGAATAACCG TGGTGTCTCTACTCTTCATGctgtttttatttctttcatgTCCTTGTACTTTGTATTTTGGTCTGATCTGTTCTTGGATGAACATCATCCTGGCCTCATTACACTCCGAAGCTCGCCTTTATCAACTTTCACTTTAGGA GTATCTGTTGGTTATTTTTTAGCAGACCTTGGCATGATTTGTTGGCTATATCCTTCTTTGGGTGGACTTGAGTAT attgtccatcacaGTCTTTCAGGAGTTGCTGTAGCATATTCTGTCTTTACTGGGGAGGGGCAGCTTTATACATTCATGGTCCTCATATCAGAAATGACTACCCCAGAAATCAACATGAGATG GCATCTTGATATTTCTGGATTGAAGAGGTCCAATGCCTACCTAATTAACGgtgtctttattttttttggctgGCTG GTCATCCAGATGCATTCAGTTGGTTATTTTCTAGTATTTGTCGTGCCTTGCGCTCTTTCTATCATGAATTTGATGTGGTTTGGTAAAATTATCAAGGGGCTCGTAAAAATGTTAGCAAAGAAGCAGTGA
- the LOC140014026 gene encoding uncharacterized protein, producing MWGKFKLAAVRFFFTLIGLAKQLPLWRKDRSIPSELPTHRLELPGTVSSETEEQVQQQQPDNNDHDRRIQIGNVMNMQWALLVIGTCFAAISVVLQALQIRATLPAASTFPWLCVAFEMAFLAMLVSIYIRRHHPRSSRVMEHVAVFFCAVSLLLAIRMTLDPPLKQMSVALFFIGFTIIILANRSLRDWV from the exons ATGTGGGGAAAATTCAAGCTTGCAGCCGTCCGCTTCTTCTTCACCTTGATTGGGCTCGCCAAGCAGCTCCCGCTATGGAGGAAGGACAGGTCAATACCTTCAGAGTTACCCACCCACCGACTCGAGCTGCCTGGCACAGTATCCTCCGAAACAGAGGAGCAGGTGCAGCAGCAGCAGCCCGATAATAATGATCATGATCGTCGCATCCAGATTGGTAACGTGATGAACATGCAATGGGCTTTGCTGGTCATTGGAACATGTTTTGCAGCCATTAGCGTCGTCTTGCAAGCCCTCCAAATTCGTGCAACTCTGCCGGCTGCTTCAACCTTTCCCTGGCTCTGCGTGGCTTTTGAGATGGCCTTCTTAGCTATGTTGGTGTCTATTTACATACGTAGGCATCACCCCAGATCATCTCGTGTCATGGAGCACGTTGCAGTTTTCTTCTGTGCTGTTTCGCTGCTCTTGGCCATCCGGATGACCCTCGATCCCCCACTCAAGCAGATGTCAGTCgccctcttcttcattggattCACCATAATCATCCTTGCCAATCGTTCTCTGCGTGACTG GGTTTAA